Genomic window (Candidatus Binatia bacterium):
ATCGGCAACGGCGTGATCCTGGCGAACTGCGTGAACCTGGCGGGCCACGTGCGCGTCGACGATTTCGCGACCATTGGCGGCATGACCCCCGTGCACCAGTTCGTGGCGATCGGCTGCCAGGCCTTCATCGGGGGCGCCTCGCGCGTGGCGCAGGACGTCCCTCCCTACGTGAAGGCGGCGGGCAACCCGCTCCGCGCGTGCGGGCTGAACAGCATCGGCATGGAGCGGCGCGGCATCCCGGCCGACGTGCGCCTCGAGATGAAGCGCGCCTACCGCATCCTCTACCGCTCGCAGTTGAACGTGGGACCGGCGCTCGACCGGATCCTGCGCGAGCTCAAGCCGTATCCCGAGATCCATGAGTTCGTGGAGTTCGTGCGCTCGTCGGAGCGGGGCATCGCGCGGTGAGAACCCTCCGCGCGGGGGTCGCGGGGCTCGGACATCTGGGGACCCTGCACGCCCGCGCCTGGCAGCGCATCGAGGGGGTGGAGCTGGTCGGGGGGTTCGATCCCGACCCCGACGCCCGCGCGCGGGCCGAGGAGGCGCTCGGGATCAAGATGCACGACTCCCTGGCCGCGCTGCTCGCGGGGCTCGATCTCCTCTCGATCGCCGCGCCGACGCCGGCGCATCATGATCTCGCCAAGGCCGCGCTCGCCCGCGGCATCGCGACCCTGGTCGAGAAGCCGATGGCCGCCACGCCGGCGGAGGGCGAGGGGATCCTCGCCCTGGCCCGCGCCCAGGGCGCCGTGCTGGCCGTGGGGCAGATCGAGCGGATGAATCCCGCGGTGCGCGCGGCGCTCCCGCACCTCAAGGCGCCGCGCTTCATCGAGGCGCACCGCCTGGCGCCGCCCGTCCCGCGCGGCACCGACGTCGACGTGATCCTCGATCTCATGATCCACGATCTCGATCTCGCCCTCCTCGCCACGCGCTCGCGCGTCGTGGACGTGCAGGCGGTCGGCGTCCCGGTGGTCACGCCGCGCATCGACATCGCGAACGCGCGGATCACGTTCGAGAGCGGCTGCGTCGCGAACATGACCGCGAGCCGGATCTCGAAGGAGAAGGTCCGGAAGATCCGCTTCTTCGAGGCGAGCGAATACCTCTCGATCGATTGCCTGCACCGGACGGTCGAGGCGTACGCGCTCGAGCCCGCCGGGCCCGAGAATCCCGACGCGCACTGGCTCGCGCGCATCCGCCCGCTGGCCATCGCGGTCTCCGGCGACGATCCGCTGGAGACCGAGCTCCGGCACTTCACGGCCCTTCGCGCCGATCCCGCCCGCTCCTGGGCCGAATCCGAGACGGCGCTCGAGGCGCTGCGGGTCGCCGACCGGGTCCGCCGGCAGGTCGAGCATCGTCCCGTCCGGAGCGAACCGACCGGCCCCAGCGTTCCGGTCTGACCTTCCCCCGTCTCGTCATCGCCGCCGGCGACCCCTCGGGGGACCGCCTGGGCGCGGCACTCCTCGCGGCGCTTCGCGCGCGCGGCGTGCGCGTGGAGGCGGCGGGCCTGGCCGGGCCCGCGCTCCGCGAGGCCGGGATGCACGCGGCCGCGCCGATGGAATCGGTGGCCGTCATGGGATTCGCCGAAGTGATCCGCCATCTCCCCGCCATCCGCCGCGCGCGCGCCGCCGTGCTCGGGCTTCTCGAGCAGGACCCCGAAGCCATCTTCCTGCCGATCGACTCCCCGGGGCTGAATCTGGGACTGGCCCGCGCCGCGCATCGCATGGGGCGCCGCGTCGTCTACTACGTCCTGCCTCAGGTCTGGGCCTGGGGCTACGGCCGCGTGCGTCGGATCCGCGAGGACGTGGACCTCATGCTGCTCCTCTTCCGCTTCGAGGAGGCGATCGCCGCGCGGGAGGGAATCGCCGCGCGCTGGGTGGGCCACCCCGCGGGAGCGCTCGCGCCCCCGCCCGCGGCGCGGGACGACGCGCGATCCGCGCTCGGGATCGAGGACGACGCCACGCTGATCGCCCTCCTTCCCGGAAGCCGCGTCGGGGAAGTGCGCCGCCATCTCGCGCCGATGCTCGATGCCGCCGCGCGTCTGGCCGGTCCGTGGGCGAAGCCGGTCCGCGTGGTGGTGAGCGACGCCGGCCCGGTCGCCGAGACCGCGGCGCGCGGGGACGCGGCGTCCCTCTGGAACACGGTGCGCCCCCTTCGCGTGGCCGGCTCGTCGGCGCCGCTGCTCGCCGCCTGCGACATCGCGCTGGTCGCCTCGGGCACCGCCACGCTCGAGGCCGCGGTGATCGGCGCGCCGTTTGTGATCGTCTACCGCACCGGGCGGCTCAACTACGAGATCGCGCGGCGCCTGGTCCGCCTCCCGCGCGTCGGGCTCGCCAACATCGTCGTCGGGGTCGACGCCGCTCCCGAGTGCATCCAGGACCGCGCCACCGGGATCGAGATCGCGCGCGCCGCAGTACCGCTGCTCGTGGAGCCCGCGCGCCGCGAGGCGCAGCGCGCCGCGTTCGCGCCCCTGCCGGGGCTCCTCGGCGGCGGAGGCTCGGCCGACCGAGCGGCCGAGGCGCTGATCGAGTTCGTGGAGCGGGGCCGCGTCCCGGCCGCTGCGGGCGCGGCGCACGGAGCGGGAGGGTGATGGGCGCCGGTCTCGCGGTCTATCGCGGCCTCACCTGGGGCCTGGGCCTGGTGCTCCCGGCCGCCGCGGGACTCGGCCGGGCCGACGGCGCCTGGCGGGGCGCGCTGACCGGCGCGAGCGCCGAGGGGGCGGCGAGCGCGGGGAGCATCTGGGTGCACGCCGCCTCCATGGGCGAAGTGGGCGCCGCGCGCCGGTGGGTGGACGCGCTCGTCGAGGCGGGCGTGCGGCCGCCGCTCCTCCTCACCACGCGCACGAGGACCGGCCTGGAGCGGGCGCGCCGCGAGATGCCGGGCCGTGTGGCCGCCCGCATCGCGCCGCTCGATCTGCCCCAGACCGTCCGCGCCCTCCTGGAGTCCGCCTGCCCCTCGCGGCTCGACGTCGTCGAGACCGAAGTGTGGCCCAACCTGATCCTCGAGGCGCGCCGCGCGCGCGTCGCGGTCGTGTTCGTGAGCGGCACGGTCTCCGCCCGCACGGAGCGGCGCCTCCGCGCGCTCGGCGTGGCCGGCCCGGCGCTCCTGGGAAACGGCGTCTTCGCGCTCGCGCGGGACGACGAGGCCGCCGCGCGCTTTCGCGCCCTCGGAATTCCCGAAGCGCGCGTGCGCGTCGCGGGCGATCTCAAGGCCGACTTCCCGTCTCCCGCCGCCGTTCCGGCCGAGGGGGAGCGCGTCGCGGTCGTGTTCGGAAGCTTCCGGCCGGGCGAGGAGGCGACGGCGCTTGCGATCGCGGAGGCGCTCCACGGCATGGGTGTGGAGGAGGGGCGTCCGGCGACTCCTCCGGCTCGTCCGCTCCTCGTGGTGGCGCCGCGTCACGAAGAAGGAGCCGCCCGGGCGCGGCGGCTGTTCGCGGGCGCGGGCTATGCCGTGTTCGAGCGCGGCGCGGCGGAGCGCTCCGTCGAGACCCTGCCGGCATGGCTTTCGCGCGCCGCAAGCGGCGCCCGGACGAGGGTCGCGATCCTCTCGACCCACGGCGAGCTGCCCGAGGCCTACGACCACGCGCGCGTCGCGATCGTGGGCGGCACCTTTGCGCCCTTCGGCGGCCATACGCCGCTCGAGGCCGCGTCGCGCGGATGCCCGGTGATCGCGGGCCCCTACCACGATGCCGTCGCGCGCGCGCTCGGTGCGATCGCGCGGGACGGGGGCGCCGCCATCGCGCCCGACCCGGCCTCCGCCGCGGCGGTTGCGGCCTCGTGGTGGCGCGACGGCGGTTTCGCCGCGCGGAGCCAGGCCGCGCTCCGGGCCGCGAGATCGCTGGGCGGCGCGGCGCGCCGCGGACTGGAAGCGCTCGAAGCCTGGAGACTCGTTCCGTGACGCGGCGCTTCGGGCGGGGGCCGGCGGGAGCGGTCGAGTCCTCCTGGTCGGGAGCGCCCGGCACCGTTCCCTGGACGCTCGCGCTCGGTCCCGCCGCTTCGCTCTACGAAGCCGCCGCCTCGCGCGCGCGGCGGCGCGCGGCCGCGACGCGCCGGCTCGCAAGCGGCGTGGACGTGATCGCGGTCGGAAACCTGACGGTGGGGGGCACGGGAAAGTCGTCGCTCGCGCGGTGGATCGCCGCGCGTGCCGGCGCCAGGGGCCGCGCGGCACTGCTCCTCCGCGGGCACGGGGGAAGCCGCTCCGGGGAGGAGCCGCGGGCGCTGCCCGATTTCGCGGGCTATCCGCTCGCGCGCGCCGCCGAATGGTTCGGGGACGAGGCGGCCGCCCATCGCGCGGCGCTCCCCGCGTGCGTCGCCGTGGTCGCGGGCCACGACCGCTGGCGCGCGGCGCTCCTGGCCCGGGAAGGCTACGGCGCGCGCACCGTGGTGCTCGACGACGGATGGGAGCAGGGAACGCTCGCCTGGAACGCGCTCTGGGTGGCGCTCGACCCGGAACGCCCCGCGGGAAACGGGCGCGAGCTTCCGGCCGGCCCCCTGCGGCGGCCACCGCGCACGCTGGGCGAAGCCCACGTGCTCGCGTTCGTGCTGGAGCGCGCGGACCAGGAGGTCCCGGACGCCGTGGTCGCCTGGGCGCGTCAGTTCGCTCCGATCGCATGCGCCGCGCGGTTTCGCCGCGTGCTGCGCGGCCTGGCGCGCGCGGGACTGCCCGGAGCGCGCCCCGAGCCGGTCGGCCAGGCGCTTCCGGGCCCGGCCCTCCTCCTCTCGGCGGTGGGCGCTCCCGCGCGCCTCGAGCGCTTCGTCCGGGGCGCGGGAATCACTATTGCCGCCCATGCGGCCTTTCCCGATCATGCGCGGGTGGAACCCGGCCGGCTGCGGGAGCTGATGCGGGAGGCGGCCCGCCGCGGCGCGGTCGCGGCGATCGTCACGGAGAAAGACGAATACCGCTGGTCGCTTCCTCCCGATCCGCCGATCCCGGTGCTGGCGCTCCGGACCGACCTGGAGCCGCTCGATCCGGTGGACCGCCTGCCCGGCATCGCCCCGGGACCGATCCGCGCCAACTGCGGCGGCGAACCGATCGCGGTCCCCACCGGCGCCGCGACCGGCGCCGCGACCTGACCCGAGGAGCCCGTG
Coding sequences:
- the lpxA gene encoding acyl-ACP--UDP-N-acetylglucosamine O-acyltransferase: MPEATDRSRPSIHPTALVARGAELGPGVVVGPFAYIGPRVELGAGTRVGLHAIIEGCTTIGPGCQIHHGAVIGNIPQDLKFRGAPTHVKIGKETTIREYATINAATGEGESTVVGDSVLLMAYAHVAHNCNIGNGVILANCVNLAGHVRVDDFATIGGMTPVHQFVAIGCQAFIGGASRVAQDVPPYVKAAGNPLRACGLNSIGMERRGIPADVRLEMKRAYRILYRSQLNVGPALDRILRELKPYPEIHEFVEFVRSSERGIAR
- the lpxB gene encoding lipid-A-disaccharide synthase — protein: MAAGDPSGDRLGAALLAALRARGVRVEAAGLAGPALREAGMHAAAPMESVAVMGFAEVIRHLPAIRRARAAVLGLLEQDPEAIFLPIDSPGLNLGLARAAHRMGRRVVYYVLPQVWAWGYGRVRRIREDVDLMLLLFRFEEAIAAREGIAARWVGHPAGALAPPPAARDDARSALGIEDDATLIALLPGSRVGEVRRHLAPMLDAAARLAGPWAKPVRVVVSDAGPVAETAARGDAASLWNTVRPLRVAGSSAPLLAACDIALVASGTATLEAAVIGAPFVIVYRTGRLNYEIARRLVRLPRVGLANIVVGVDAAPECIQDRATGIEIARAAVPLLVEPARREAQRAAFAPLPGLLGGGGSADRAAEALIEFVERGRVPAAAGAAHGAGG
- a CDS encoding Gfo/Idh/MocA family oxidoreductase, whose translation is MRTLRAGVAGLGHLGTLHARAWQRIEGVELVGGFDPDPDARARAEEALGIKMHDSLAALLAGLDLLSIAAPTPAHHDLAKAALARGIATLVEKPMAATPAEGEGILALARAQGAVLAVGQIERMNPAVRAALPHLKAPRFIEAHRLAPPVPRGTDVDVILDLMIHDLDLALLATRSRVVDVQAVGVPVVTPRIDIANARITFESGCVANMTASRISKEKVRKIRFFEASEYLSIDCLHRTVEAYALEPAGPENPDAHWLARIRPLAIAVSGDDPLETELRHFTALRADPARSWAESETALEALRVADRVRRQVEHRPVRSEPTGPSVPV
- a CDS encoding glycosyltransferase N-terminal domain-containing protein, which translates into the protein MGAGLAVYRGLTWGLGLVLPAAAGLGRADGAWRGALTGASAEGAASAGSIWVHAASMGEVGAARRWVDALVEAGVRPPLLLTTRTRTGLERARREMPGRVAARIAPLDLPQTVRALLESACPSRLDVVETEVWPNLILEARRARVAVVFVSGTVSARTERRLRALGVAGPALLGNGVFALARDDEAAARFRALGIPEARVRVAGDLKADFPSPAAVPAEGERVAVVFGSFRPGEEATALAIAEALHGMGVEEGRPATPPARPLLVVAPRHEEGAARARRLFAGAGYAVFERGAAERSVETLPAWLSRAASGARTRVAILSTHGELPEAYDHARVAIVGGTFAPFGGHTPLEAASRGCPVIAGPYHDAVARALGAIARDGGAAIAPDPASAAAVAASWWRDGGFAARSQAALRAARSLGGAARRGLEALEAWRLVP
- a CDS encoding tetraacyldisaccharide 4'-kinase, which codes for MTRRFGRGPAGAVESSWSGAPGTVPWTLALGPAASLYEAAASRARRRAAATRRLASGVDVIAVGNLTVGGTGKSSLARWIAARAGARGRAALLLRGHGGSRSGEEPRALPDFAGYPLARAAEWFGDEAAAHRAALPACVAVVAGHDRWRAALLAREGYGARTVVLDDGWEQGTLAWNALWVALDPERPAGNGRELPAGPLRRPPRTLGEAHVLAFVLERADQEVPDAVVAWARQFAPIACAARFRRVLRGLARAGLPGARPEPVGQALPGPALLLSAVGAPARLERFVRGAGITIAAHAAFPDHARVEPGRLRELMREAARRGAVAAIVTEKDEYRWSLPPDPPIPVLALRTDLEPLDPVDRLPGIAPGPIRANCGGEPIAVPTGAATGAAT